In a genomic window of Pelecanus crispus isolate bPelCri1 chromosome 1, bPelCri1.pri, whole genome shotgun sequence:
- the LOC142597135 gene encoding mid1-interacting protein 1A-like, which produces MEQYLLATQKMEQEVMFPSLLRGVFPQQEGAAPAAGGRTDLYERYQLLKAIKPMVEKGLASVTDQNQTGAEADTALDEGSDSNLEERLSHHVNGLQQVLTDLTKNTKALTRRYSQILEQMSLSEYQSSS; this is translated from the coding sequence ATGGAGCAGTACCTGTTGGCCACCCAGAAGATGGAGCAGGAGGTGATGTTCCCCAGCCTGCTCCGAGGGGTCTTCCCGCAGCAGgagggggcggccccggccgcgggcGGCCGCACGGACCTCTACGAGCGCTACCAGCTGCTCAAGGCCATCAAGCCCATGGTGGAGAAAGGCCTGGCCTCCGTCACCGACCAGAACCAGACTGGTGCCGAGGCCGATACAGCCTTAGATGAGGGTTCAGACAGTAATCTGGAAGAACGCCTCTCCCATCACGTCAATGGTTTGCAGCAAGTTCTGACAGACCTCACCAAAAACACCAAAGCCCTCACCCGGAGGTATAGCCAGATCCTGGAGCAGATGAGTCTCAGTGAATATCAGTCTAGCTCTTGA
- the LOC142597134 gene encoding mid1-interacting protein 1-B-like, with translation MEQYLLATQKMEQEVMFPSLLRGVFPQQEGAAPAAGGRTDLYERYQLLKAIKPVVEKGLASVTDQNQTGAEADTSLDDGDAVDAQLEERLSHHLAGLQQVLTHLTRDANALTRRYSQILEQISPSEGQPSW, from the coding sequence ATGGAGCAGTACCTGTTGGCCACCCAGAAGATGGAGCAGGAGGTGATGTTCCCCAGCCTGCTCCGAGGGGTCTTCCCGCAGCAGgagggggcggccccggccgcgggcGGCCGCACGGACCTCTACGAGCGCTACCAGCTGCTCAAGGCCATCAAGCCCGTGGTGGAGAAAGGCCTGGCCTCCGTCACCGACCAGAACCAGACCGGCGCCGAGGCCGACACGTCCTTGGACGACGGCGACGCGGTGGATGCCCAGCTGGAGGAGCGCCTGTCCCACCACCTGGCCGGCTTGCAGCAGGTCCTCACCCACCTCACCAGGGACGCCAACGCCCTCACCCGCAGGTACAGCCAGATCCTGGAGCAGATCAGCCCCAGCGAGGGCCAGCCCAGCTGGTGA
- the NDUFC2 gene encoding NADH dehydrogenase [ubiquinone] 1 subunit C2: protein MVFLPDEARSLPPPPLLNKGSVWLGLAGWVAALLDNGFNHRPVIRAGVHRQVLFTTVGWFVGYFLAKRTEYIHAKRDRELFEYIRQHPEDFKAAEKKRIGELLEDFYPVR, encoded by the exons ATGGTGTTCCTGCCCGACGAGGCGCGgtcgctgccgccgccgccgctcctcaACAAGGGCTCGGTCTGGCTGGGCCTGGCCGGCTGGGTGGCGGCACTGCTGGACAACGGCTTCAACCACCGGCCCGTCATCCGCGCCG gTGTTCACCGCCAGGTCCTGTTCACCACCGTGGGATGGTTTGTTGGCTATTTCCTTGCTAAACGTACGGAGTACATACATGCCAAACGGGACCGAGAGTTGTTTGAGTACATCAGGCAGCACCCGGAAGACTTTAAGGCAGCAG aaaagaaaagaataggaGAGCTTTTGGAGGATTTCTACCCGGTTCGCTGA
- the LOC142597133 gene encoding mid1-interacting protein 1-B-like has protein sequence MEQYLLATQKMEQEVMFPSLLRGVFPQQEGAAPAAGGRTDLYERYQLLKAIKPVVEKGLASVTDQNQTGAEADTSSDDGDAVDAQLEERLSHHLAGLQQVLTHLTRDANALTRRYSQILEQISPSEGQPSW, from the coding sequence ATGGAGCAGTACCTGTTGGCCACCCAGAAGATGGAGCAGGAGGTGATGTTCCCCAGCCTGCTCCGAGGGGTCTTCCCGCAGCAGgagggggcggccccggccgcgggcGGCCGCACGGACCTCTACGAGCGCTACCAGCTGCTCAAGGCCATCAAGCCCGTGGTGGAGAAAGGCCTGGCCTCCGTCACCGACCAGAACCAGACCGGCGCCGAGGCCGACACGTCCTCGGACGACGGCGACGCGGTGGATGCCCAGCTGGAGGAGCGCCTGTCCCACCACCTGGCCGGCTTGCAGCAGGTCCTCACCCACCTCACCAGGGACGCCAACGCCCTCACCCGCAGGTACAGCCAGATCCTGGAGCAGATCAGCCCCAGCGAGGGCCAGCCCAGCTGGTGA